Proteins encoded within one genomic window of Akkermansiaceae bacterium:
- a CDS encoding peptide chain release factor-like protein — translation MAALGITEDNLLEKFVRGSGAGGQKINKTSNCVFLKHLPTGVAIKCQIDRSREMNRFLARRELCEQLEMIRDGKAVAKTQAIEKMRRQKRQRSRRSKQRSVADKRILSQKKSMRRPPSD, via the coding sequence ATGGCCGCGCTCGGCATCACGGAGGACAACCTCCTTGAAAAATTCGTCCGCGGCTCCGGCGCGGGCGGGCAGAAAATCAACAAGACCTCCAACTGTGTTTTCCTGAAACACCTGCCGACCGGCGTGGCCATCAAGTGCCAGATCGACCGCTCCCGCGAAATGAACCGCTTCCTCGCCCGCCGCGAGCTGTGCGAACAACTGGAGATGATCCGCGATGGCAAGGCCGTGGCGAAGACCCAGGCCATCGAAAAGATGCGCCGTCAGAAACGCCAGCGTTCCAGACGTTCCAAACAACGCTCCGTCGCGGACAAGCGGATCCTCTCGCAGAAGAAGTCCATGCGGCGTCCGCCGTCCGACTGA
- a CDS encoding AEC family transporter, translating to MISPGAVIISVLPVYLLIFTGALLRKGGILKAEHDDGVMRVIYNVLYPCFILDKILGHEVLRSGPTIAWGMGLGFTIPLLGVGLGWCVARLFGLQRGTGLRTFAIASGIQNFGFTAIPVVQILWGGGALAVMFIHNIGVEIAIWTVCVMIMSGDRGFTLKKLLNGPVVAVATGLLLVALGLDTKITGPAREAMAMLGIGSFPLAILITGASMADLIASERPSVKMITASVVVRIILSPLLILAAAKFLPIPPELRQVLVVQAAMPAALSTVLLARLYNGRPAVAVQVIIATTIVSIGSLPWIITWGSQWVGLKPLLP from the coding sequence GTGATCTCTCCCGGTGCCGTCATCATCTCCGTGCTGCCGGTGTATCTCCTCATCTTCACGGGAGCGCTACTGCGCAAGGGCGGCATCCTGAAGGCGGAGCATGACGACGGCGTGATGCGCGTGATCTACAACGTGCTCTATCCCTGCTTCATCCTCGACAAGATCCTCGGCCATGAGGTGCTGCGCAGCGGCCCGACCATCGCCTGGGGCATGGGCCTGGGTTTCACCATCCCGCTGCTGGGCGTGGGTCTGGGCTGGTGTGTGGCCCGCCTTTTCGGACTCCAGCGCGGCACGGGCCTGCGGACCTTCGCCATCGCGTCCGGCATCCAGAACTTCGGCTTCACCGCCATCCCGGTCGTGCAGATCCTGTGGGGTGGCGGCGCGCTGGCCGTGATGTTCATCCACAACATCGGCGTGGAGATCGCCATCTGGACGGTCTGTGTGATGATCATGAGCGGCGACCGCGGCTTCACGCTGAAGAAGCTGCTCAATGGCCCCGTGGTCGCCGTGGCCACCGGCCTGCTGCTGGTGGCGCTGGGCCTGGATACGAAGATCACCGGCCCTGCACGGGAGGCGATGGCGATGCTGGGCATCGGCAGCTTCCCGCTGGCCATCCTCATCACGGGAGCTTCCATGGCGGACCTCATCGCCAGCGAGCGGCCTTCGGTGAAAATGATCACCGCTTCCGTGGTGGTGAGGATCATCCTCTCCCCACTGCTCATCCTCGCGGCGGCGAAGTTCCTGCCCATCCCGCCGGAGCTGCGCCAGGTGCTGGTGGTCCAGGCCGCCATGCCCGCCGCCCTCAGCACGGTCCTGCTGGCGCGCCTCTACAACGGCAGGCCTGCGGTCGCCGTCCAGGTCATCATCGCCACCACCATCGTCAGCATCGGTTCGCTCCCTTGGATCATCACGTGGGGCAGCCAGTGGGTGGGGCTGAAACCTTTGTTGCCATAG
- a CDS encoding zinc-binding alcohol dehydrogenase family protein — protein MRAIGARQYLPASDPLSLVEFETAKPMPGPLDLLVKISAVGVNPVDTKVRKLIGDGPLDAPKILGWDAAGTVEAVGPLVTDFSPGDEVFYAGDVTRPGSNAEYQLVDQRIAAKKPATFSFAQAAALPLVSITAWELLFERMGVDPDGKDAGKALLIINGAGGVGSAMIPLAKRAGLIAHATASRPETHEWCLKLGADHILNHREPLRPQAEEAGVTEYPFIANLFDTDGYWQITADLLAPLGALGLIVENQHPIQIGNPFRLKSPRIVWEYMFSRPKFQTPDMKRQGEILATIAALADAGRFPDLANRIFGRITPEALREAHAAMESGTAVGKWVLENF, from the coding sequence ATGAGAGCCATCGGCGCACGCCAGTACCTGCCCGCATCCGATCCCCTTTCCCTGGTCGAGTTCGAGACCGCGAAGCCCATGCCGGGACCACTCGACCTGTTGGTGAAAATCTCCGCCGTGGGCGTGAACCCGGTGGACACCAAGGTGCGCAAACTCATCGGCGACGGACCTCTCGATGCGCCGAAGATCCTCGGCTGGGATGCCGCCGGAACGGTGGAGGCGGTGGGGCCGCTGGTGACGGACTTTTCCCCGGGCGACGAAGTGTTCTACGCGGGGGATGTCACCCGCCCGGGGTCAAATGCGGAGTATCAGCTCGTTGACCAACGCATCGCCGCGAAGAAGCCCGCGACCTTCAGCTTCGCCCAGGCCGCCGCCCTGCCGCTCGTCTCCATCACGGCATGGGAACTGTTGTTCGAGCGGATGGGCGTCGACCCGGATGGGAAGGACGCGGGCAAAGCGCTGCTGATCATCAACGGAGCGGGTGGAGTCGGTTCCGCGATGATCCCCCTCGCCAAGCGTGCGGGCCTCATCGCCCATGCGACCGCCTCCCGCCCGGAGACGCATGAGTGGTGCCTGAAACTGGGTGCCGACCACATCCTCAACCACCGTGAGCCGCTCCGCCCGCAGGCGGAGGAAGCCGGTGTGACGGAGTATCCCTTCATCGCGAATCTTTTCGACACGGACGGCTACTGGCAGATCACCGCCGATCTCCTGGCCCCGCTCGGCGCGCTCGGCCTCATCGTGGAAAACCAGCACCCGATCCAGATCGGAAATCCTTTCCGCCTCAAGAGTCCGCGCATCGTATGGGAATACATGTTCTCCCGCCCGAAGTTCCAGACTCCTGACATGAAACGGCAGGGCGAAATCCTCGCCACCATCGCCGCGCTCGCGGACGCGGGCCGATTTCCGGACCTCGCCAACAGGATCTTCGGCCGCATCACCCCGGAGGCCCTCCGTGAGGCCCATGCCGCCATGGAGTCCGGGACCGCCGTCGGAAAGTGGGTGCTCGAAAATTTCTGA
- a CDS encoding secondary thiamine-phosphate synthase enzyme YjbQ has product MAAHTDRFTLTTRGKGTVEITAQVEDIVAASGIRNGTVTVFVRHTSASLVIMENADPSARRDLEKFFDHLVPENTPWFIHTAEGPDDMPSHIRMALTRTSEVIPIMDGRMVLGTWQGIFLFEHRRAPHRREIAVAVVGE; this is encoded by the coding sequence ATGGCCGCCCACACCGATCGGTTCACCCTCACCACGCGTGGCAAAGGCACCGTGGAGATCACCGCGCAGGTGGAGGACATCGTCGCGGCTTCCGGCATCCGGAACGGCACGGTCACCGTCTTCGTCAGGCATACCAGCGCCAGTCTGGTCATCATGGAGAACGCCGACCCCAGCGCCCGCAGGGATCTGGAGAAATTCTTCGACCATCTGGTGCCGGAGAACACCCCCTGGTTCATCCACACCGCGGAGGGACCGGATGACATGCCCAGCCACATCCGGATGGCGCTCACCCGCACCAGCGAGGTCATCCCCATCATGGATGGCAGGATGGTTCTCGGCACCTGGCAGGGCATCTTTCTCTTTGAGCACCGCCGCGCGCCCCACCGCCGTGAGATCGCCGTCGCCGTGGTGGGTGAGTGA
- the nadC gene encoding carboxylating nicotinate-nucleotide diphosphorylase: MSQTLIDLALAEDIGAGDVTSLYFIPEDRKARAFVAVRKDGVVSGVETAARVFATVDPSLQVEILINDGSKVAAGALLIRVEGSARSILTAERTALNFLQRLSGVATMTARYVEEVRGTNARILDTRKTTPGFRLLEKKAVADGGGTNHRIGLYDRAMVKDNHLVAEGGPAVIQAAIYKLRKERPGVEVELEADSLEQVRTFLSMDGVDHILLDNMTLAQLREAVEARGESHKPFLEASGGVTLTTLREIAETGVDFISVGAITHSAPSLDIGLDFTPV; the protein is encoded by the coding sequence ATGTCCCAGACACTCATTGATCTCGCCCTGGCCGAGGATATCGGCGCGGGTGATGTCACCTCCCTCTATTTCATCCCTGAAGACCGGAAAGCGCGCGCCTTCGTCGCCGTGAGAAAGGACGGCGTGGTCTCCGGGGTGGAAACCGCGGCCCGCGTCTTCGCCACGGTGGATCCATCCCTCCAGGTGGAGATCCTCATCAACGACGGGAGCAAGGTCGCCGCCGGTGCCCTGCTCATCCGCGTGGAAGGCTCCGCCCGCTCCATCCTCACCGCGGAAAGGACCGCGCTCAATTTCCTCCAGCGGCTCAGCGGTGTCGCCACCATGACCGCCCGCTATGTCGAAGAGGTCCGCGGCACGAATGCCCGCATCCTGGACACGCGGAAGACCACTCCCGGCTTCCGCCTGCTGGAGAAGAAGGCCGTCGCGGACGGCGGCGGCACCAACCACCGGATCGGCCTTTATGACCGCGCGATGGTGAAGGACAACCACCTCGTCGCGGAAGGCGGGCCTGCTGTCATCCAGGCCGCCATTTACAAACTCCGCAAGGAACGGCCCGGCGTTGAGGTGGAACTGGAGGCGGACAGCCTGGAGCAGGTCCGCACTTTCCTTTCCATGGACGGCGTGGACCACATCCTGCTGGACAACATGACCCTGGCCCAACTGCGCGAGGCCGTGGAGGCACGTGGTGAAAGCCACAAGCCGTTCCTGGAAGCAAGCGGTGGCGTCACCCTGACCACCCTGCGGGAGATCGCGGAAACGGGCGTCGATTTCATCTCTGTCGGAGCCATCACCCACTCCGCACCGTCGCTCGACATCGGCCTCGATTTCACACCCGTCTGA
- a CDS encoding biotin--[acetyl-CoA-carboxylase] ligase yields MDEFSAIAPDLPEPFRLLIKQTVDSTNDEVRRLAEQGMPEGLVVITDRQTQGRGRRGAAWFSPPGESLAFSVLLRPDAPKALWPRLALVTGLAVAEALEESIPLVGIKWPNDVWAGGKKIAGILVEAGRDFVVVGIGLNVNTLTFPDEVSAIATSLALEAGGEVSRAEVLAAIIRRLSLRRHQIGTEFPEAINSIRLRCVLTGQEVSLTAASGPLSGTVEGISPQGELLLRTSDGLQPLLQADEVRITGSGKSPF; encoded by the coding sequence GTGGACGAGTTCTCCGCCATCGCGCCGGATCTACCGGAGCCTTTCCGTCTGTTGATCAAGCAGACCGTTGACTCCACGAACGATGAAGTCCGCCGCCTTGCGGAACAGGGCATGCCGGAGGGCCTGGTCGTCATCACCGACCGCCAGACCCAGGGCCGTGGCAGGCGGGGTGCCGCATGGTTTTCCCCTCCCGGGGAGTCGCTGGCGTTTTCCGTGCTGCTCCGCCCGGACGCACCGAAGGCGCTGTGGCCGCGGCTCGCGCTGGTGACCGGCCTTGCCGTGGCGGAAGCACTGGAGGAATCCATCCCGCTTGTCGGCATCAAGTGGCCGAACGATGTCTGGGCCGGGGGAAAGAAAATAGCGGGCATCCTGGTGGAAGCAGGCAGGGACTTTGTGGTCGTGGGCATCGGTCTGAACGTGAACACCCTCACGTTTCCCGATGAGGTTTCCGCGATCGCCACCTCGCTGGCGCTGGAGGCAGGTGGCGAGGTGTCCCGTGCGGAGGTCCTTGCCGCCATCATCCGCCGCCTTTCGCTCCGCCGCCACCAGATCGGCACGGAATTTCCGGAAGCCATCAACTCCATCCGCCTCCGCTGTGTGCTGACCGGCCAGGAAGTATCCCTCACCGCCGCGTCCGGCCCCCTGTCCGGAACGGTTGAAGGCATCTCACCGCAGGGCGAGCTGCTGCTGCGCACGTCCGATGGCTTACAGCCTCTACTGCAAGCGGACGAGGTGAGGATCACCGGAAGCGGGAAGTCGCCTTTTTGA
- a CDS encoding DUF2071 domain-containing protein — MRPTDDLRLEMRKRPAGRPVMYQRWSDLLFLHWKIDPSEIRRRLPDGLHVDTYGGEAWIGVVPFFMERIRPVGLPAVPWLSWFLELNVRTYVHDEHGRPGVWFFSLDCNQPLAVEFARKFFHLPYQHAAMRAERVGGGVHYRSRRRRTTGKCAEFNYASGGDVRPAEPGTLEWFLVERYLLFSTSRAGRIFTGQVNHSPYRIAPASCLEWSTEPLRLNGFADPGRPPDSMLIAEAVDVAVFPLRGVA, encoded by the coding sequence GTGCGTCCAACGGATGACCTGCGGCTGGAGATGCGGAAGCGTCCGGCGGGCCGGCCTGTGATGTACCAGCGTTGGTCGGACCTGCTGTTCCTCCACTGGAAGATCGACCCTTCGGAGATCCGGCGGCGTCTGCCGGACGGACTGCATGTCGATACCTATGGCGGGGAGGCATGGATCGGTGTGGTGCCGTTTTTCATGGAGCGCATCCGTCCCGTGGGGCTTCCCGCCGTGCCCTGGCTGTCGTGGTTCCTGGAGCTGAACGTGCGCACCTACGTGCATGATGAGCACGGGCGGCCGGGCGTGTGGTTTTTCTCCCTCGACTGCAACCAACCGCTCGCGGTCGAATTCGCGCGCAAATTCTTCCATCTGCCCTACCAGCACGCGGCGATGCGTGCGGAGAGGGTGGGTGGCGGCGTGCACTACCGGTCAAGGCGCAGGAGAACCACGGGGAAATGCGCGGAGTTCAACTACGCGTCCGGTGGGGACGTCCGTCCTGCGGAGCCGGGCACGCTGGAGTGGTTCCTGGTGGAGCGGTATCTGCTTTTTTCAACGAGCCGTGCCGGACGGATTTTCACCGGGCAGGTGAACCATTCTCCCTACCGGATCGCCCCCGCAAGCTGCCTGGAATGGTCCACGGAGCCGCTGCGCCTGAATGGCTTCGCGGATCCCGGACGCCCGCCGGATTCCATGCTCATCGCGGAAGCGGTGGATGTGGCGGTGTTCCCGCTGCGCGGCGTGGCATAG
- a CDS encoding GNAT family N-acetyltransferase: MDEDPPRVESATIEDLPALVELVMELFSKSKDFAPDHDVQERGLQLILEQPSRGRIFVLRNNHRIFGMVNLLFTISTARGGFVILMEDVIVHPDHRGQGYGRMLLQHVVEFAKQKNFKRITLLTDKISEESQEFFAKNGFEYSNMIPMRRIID, from the coding sequence ATGGACGAGGATCCGCCAAGGGTGGAATCCGCGACCATCGAGGATCTGCCGGCCCTTGTGGAGCTGGTGATGGAGTTGTTTTCAAAGTCGAAGGATTTCGCTCCCGACCATGATGTCCAGGAGAGGGGCCTGCAGTTGATCCTGGAACAACCGAGCCGCGGACGCATCTTCGTCCTGCGGAACAACCACCGCATTTTCGGCATGGTGAACCTGCTGTTCACCATCTCCACCGCACGGGGCGGCTTCGTCATCCTGATGGAGGACGTCATCGTCCATCCGGACCACCGCGGCCAGGGCTACGGCAGGATGCTCCTCCAGCACGTGGTGGAATTCGCCAAGCAGAAGAATTTCAAGCGTATCACGCTGCTGACGGACAAGATCAGCGAGGAGTCCCAGGAGTTCTTCGCGAAGAACGGCTTCGAGTATTCCAACATGATCCCCATGCGGCGGATCATCGACTGA
- a CDS encoding SDR family oxidoreductase yields MITGASAGLGEEFAFQLAPRVHKMVLVARREERLATIADRLRESFPHVAVAVFSADLTLPSHREQLVDLLEQRGFIPDLLVNNAGMGDYGEFSNADWGKLDAMLQLNITALTHLTHALLPQMMKRGYGAVVNVSSLASLLPIPDFAVYAATKAYVTSFSEALRIEVRDHGISVLAVCPGPVHTEFGEVARQSGGSADMPGREWFYVDKEQVVAESIAALDADKARVYPGWQVAAAAVLISAVPLVLLRLILGTRPRRS; encoded by the coding sequence CTGATCACCGGGGCCTCCGCGGGCCTCGGTGAGGAGTTCGCCTTCCAGCTTGCGCCCCGGGTCCACAAGATGGTCCTGGTGGCGCGGCGGGAGGAGCGGCTCGCCACCATCGCGGATCGTTTGCGGGAGAGTTTCCCTCATGTCGCCGTCGCGGTTTTTTCGGCGGACCTGACGCTGCCATCCCACCGGGAGCAGCTTGTCGATCTGCTGGAACAGCGCGGTTTCATCCCGGACCTGCTGGTCAACAACGCGGGGATGGGGGACTACGGTGAATTCTCAAATGCGGACTGGGGGAAGCTCGATGCGATGCTGCAGCTCAACATCACCGCGCTGACCCACCTGACCCACGCCCTGCTGCCGCAGATGATGAAGCGGGGCTATGGTGCGGTGGTGAACGTCAGTTCGCTGGCCAGCCTGCTGCCCATCCCGGACTTCGCCGTCTATGCCGCGACCAAGGCGTATGTCACCAGCTTTTCCGAAGCCCTCAGGATCGAGGTGCGGGATCACGGGATTTCCGTGCTGGCGGTCTGCCCGGGGCCGGTTCACACCGAGTTCGGTGAGGTCGCCCGCCAGAGTGGCGGAAGTGCGGACATGCCTGGCAGGGAATGGTTCTACGTGGACAAGGAACAGGTGGTCGCGGAGTCGATCGCCGCACTGGATGCGGACAAGGCCAGGGTCTATCCCGGCTGGCAGGTGGCCGCTGCCGCCGTGTTGATTTCCGCTGTTCCTCTGGTCCTGCTCCGGTTGATCCTGGGAACGCGGCCCCGCAGGTCCTGA